The genomic window CCGCGCCGAGATCATCGACATCGCCTTGCTGTCGGGCAAGCAGATCAAATTCGGCGCCAAGGTCACGCTGGCGGATGAGGATACGGACGAGGAATCGACGTATCAGATCGTCGGCGCGGACGAAGCCGATATCGAGAAAGGCCGCATTTCGATCACCTCGCCGCTCGCGCGCGCGCTGATCAACAAGCAGGCCGGCGATACGGTCGAGGTCGCCACACCGCGCGGCCACAAGGCCTACGAAATCATGAAGGTGAAATTCAAATAGACGGCGCCGCGCGCGCCGTCTAAAACACGGGTCATCTTCGGGGCTTGCGGCAGTCGCCCCGGTCTTGAGAGGGAAACCTCCAAGCACTGCCTTCTCGATACGTTCGAGGAGGAATATCCATGACCGCCATTTTCATCGCCGAACTTTCCGACCTGCCGGGGGCAACGCTTTACGACGTGCGCCGCCGGCCGGTGTTCCGTGCCGCCGACGCTTCCATTCCGGGGGCGGCGTATCGCGACCCCGCGTTGGTCCATCGCTGGATGGGCGAAATCCCCGCCGGCGCGCCGATCGTCGTGTTCTGCGTGCACGGGCACGCGGTCAGCCAAGGCACGGCGGCCGCGTTGCGGGCGGGCGGCCATGACGCGCGTTTCCTCGACGGCGGGTTCGAAGCCTGGCGCGAAGCGGGCAAGCCGACGGCGCCGAAACCCGCGATGGCGCCCACACGCTGGGTCACGCGCGAACGGCCGAAGATCGATCGCGTCGCCTGCCCGTGGCTAATCGCGCGTTTCGTCGATCCGCAGGCCGAATTCCATTTCGTCCCGTCCGGCGAGGTGATCGCGGCGTCGAAGCGCCTCGACGCCGAACCGTTCGACGTGCCCGGCGTCAAATTCTCGCATGACGGCGAGAATTGCAGCTTCGACGCGTTTTTGTCGCGGTATGGGCTCGACGATCCGGGCCTGCGCGCCCTCGCCCCCATCGTGCGCGGCGCGGATACCGGGCGGCCCGATCTGGCGCCCGAAGCCGCCGGGCTTCTGGCGATGTCGCTGGGCTTGTCGGCGATGAATCCCGCCGACGATCATGCGATGCTGCGTCAGGGATTCGTGCTCTACGATGCGCTCTACGCCTGGGCTTTGACGGCCCGCGAAGAAAAACACGGCTGGCCGCCGAAGCAAGGATGACGACGATGCCCGACGCGAACGCGCCCGCTTTCCCCGACCGGCCGAGCTTCGGCGAAGCCTTCGTCTATTGGCTGAAACTCGGCTGCCTGTCCTTCGGCGGGCCGGCCGGGCAGATCGCGATGATGCAGACCGATCTGGTCGATCGGCATAAATGGATCGGGCAGGGCCCGTTTCTGCGCGGCCTGTCCTTCGCCACGCTGCTGCCGGGGCCGGAAGCCCAGCAGCTCGCGACCTATATCGGCTGGCGCCTGCATGGGACCTGGGGCGGTATCGTCGCGGGCGGGCTGTTCGTGCTG from Alphaproteobacteria bacterium includes these protein-coding regions:
- the greA gene encoding transcription elongation factor GreA translates to MDKVPMTPEGYERLEAELKNLKSNERPAIIRAIAEARDHGDLSENAEYHAARERQSFIEGRILELEDKISRAEIIDIALLSGKQIKFGAKVTLADEDTDEESTYQIVGADEADIEKGRISITSPLARALINKQAGDTVEVATPRGHKAYEIMKVKFK
- a CDS encoding chromate resistance protein, translating into MTAIFIAELSDLPGATLYDVRRRPVFRAADASIPGAAYRDPALVHRWMGEIPAGAPIVVFCVHGHAVSQGTAAALRAGGHDARFLDGGFEAWREAGKPTAPKPAMAPTRWVTRERPKIDRVACPWLIARFVDPQAEFHFVPSGEVIAASKRLDAEPFDVPGVKFSHDGENCSFDAFLSRYGLDDPGLRALAPIVRGADTGRPDLAPEAAGLLAMSLGLSAMNPADDHAMLRQGFVLYDALYAWALTAREEKHGWPPKQG